GCGGCCCGCGCACGGGCAGAGGCAAGCAGAGCAGCCATAGGATTCGACGagtcaagatcatcctcatccatatcctcatcaatctcatcatcgtcgatcATAGCGTTGGGGACAGATCCTCCATCCTGTGACTGCTGTTTCTCGGCCATCCGTCGAGCACGTGCTTCCTCCTTGAGACGCTGttgctcttctgccttcaacctcttcttttcctcgaTCTCATGAAGAATCTTGTCCTTAAATGGGAACAGATTGGGGATACCGGGAtccttcttgaccttggagCGCCATTCGGGGTTCTACCGACAAAGATATTAGCTCCTTCGTCGATTTCGTGGAACaaaaagaagcagaaataCCTTCTTCGCAAGCTTTCTCGCCTTCCGTTGCTTCGCCGCCGCAGCTTTCTCAATCTTGTGTCGTAGGCGGACGGGCTTCCGCTTCGAGTTCTTGCCTGTACTCAATGGTCAGCGACGATATCCATCGATTACCTGAATGAAGTCATACCGAAATTATTCTTGACCATCTTGACAGACTACAGACACAGCCTGTCTAGAAATGCACttcagcaaagaagaagagaaaggttcTCCAGACAAGCGGCCCAGATCCTCTTCAGATATTTTTTTTGCAAACTTGGGCGACGCCAAGAATTCACCGTGCTAAGATAACCGGACTATCTCTTATGCCGATCTCCGCTCCGCGGCGCTGGAAATATAGGGTTCGCGGGGTTTGGAGCATATAGAATCATACAGATACTCCATAGGGAGGTGCTATTATTTGTACAGAATCTTCTCGCCGTTCGTTGTTGTATAGTCGTTCATTATATTTTGGACAGTTGTTACGGTTGACGCATTGCGAGCGCCTCTGTTTTAGTATCACTTTCTCTCGACTGTTTATCAACTTTCAACTCAACATGGCCCATTCCGAAGGCTCATTTTCTGCCCCTCCACAAGCCCATACTTTTGATGGACTCTTGTCCGATTTCGATGGAACGATAGTCGATTCGACGGATGGTTAGTTCTCCTCGGATTATACCGCTGTATCTCTCTAACGGTTATCCTGCGAACAGCGATCGTCAAGCACTGGCACAGGTAAGTCCGGCCGATATACGACCACCTGCGAACTGTATCTAAAACCCGTTCCAGAATCGGCGCCGAGCTAGGCGTGGACCCCAAGACCATCCTCGCCACATCCCACGGCCGAAGGAGTATCGATACCATCAAGCTGTATGACCCCTCCAAGGCCAACTGGGAATGTAAGTACTCGCCCTACGCTATCTACCAACCATCGACCCGGCACCCAATCTGACAACGTGGTCCAAACAGACGTCAGCTACATAGAAGGCCGTATCCCCAAAGAGTACGGTTCCGACGCCGTCGAGATCCCCGGTGCCAGAACCCTCCTCAACGCGCTGGACGAATCCGGAGCACGCTGGGGCGTCGTGACATCCGGCACCCGCGCTCTCGTCGACGGCTGGCTGGGTGTCCTCAACCTCAAACATCCCAAGGTGCTGGTTGTCGCGGAGGACGTCGAGCTGGGCAAGCCCGATCCCGGGTGCTACCTGCTTGGCCGGTCACGGCTGAACCTGGAGCACTCCACGTCCCTTGTGGTGCTAGAAGATGCGCCCTCGGGTATCCGGGCGGGCAAGGCCGCCGGTTTCAAGGTGATTGCGCTGACGACGACACACACTCTCGAGCAGTGTCGGGAGGCCGGGGCGGATTGGATTGTCGAGGACTTGAGGAGCATTTCGGTGAAGGGCGTCGAGGACGGGAAGCTTCAGTTGGAAATCAGGAATGCATTCCAATAAAGGGTGAGCAGGAGGGGCAAGACCTCACATGGAGTCCAATAGAGGGGTCAATGGTCAATGGTCTAGTCTTTTGTCAATCTTTTTCTGCTTTGTATATAGAATGGTTTACATTACAGAGTAAATATTATAGAAAGATAGTACGGTACGTACAAACATTCAAGAAAATACCTTTAAAGTGTCTGACTAATATGGCAGGTACGTACTATTgtaccagaagcccatgcCTTGCATCGCACTGATCAAGACGTTGTGCCATTCGCGACTGGGCCAAAGAAGGCCCAATGACAAATCATCGGCCTTGATGATCTATTGAAGCCAAACCATTTGAACCTTGAAACTCTGCTCTCGGAGATCATCCACCGAGCGCCTAGCCGAACGGACCGATCTGGGATCGGTTTACACCGTATGAGCCTATATTGACGGTTGGCCTAGAAACATACACAAAAATCCGGTAGAAAGGAGCCCTGAGCCCCTTCCTAACCCAGTGATGAACTTAAGATCCACCATAAACCTACCAACTCCTGGCGGTGAAGACCTTGCGTTATGGAGTCTGTCGGACGATTCTCTGACCAAGTACAGTAATATTGCTCATAGTGTTAGCTTCACCTCTGCTGAGATAGACACTTACCGCGATGGCAGGTTTTTCACCGCTTCACGAGCATATTCTCGGTCGAATATGCCTTAAGTGAGCGGACGAAAACCGCGCAGTCCATAAGGTGACTAGAACAGACAACGCTAGCGCCTATCTAGATAACAGAAGCgtgaagctgaagctctGCCAGAGTAAGCTTGCAGCTGCAGGTATGTACCGCATTCTTCGGCACGCTCACCGACACCATCAAGGTCTGGAGCAGCTCATGGAGGGGACAGGATGGGCAGCAAGCGACAGCTCATTGCATGAACGGGTTTTCAGCATGCAGACAGATCAAAATCCAAGCCAGATCCCGCATCTAGGCTTGTCTGTGGCTTGTTGTAGCTTCTTTTGCTGTTCGAAAAGTTTCCACACGAGCGGACTGCAGAAAGGGAGTCGATAGAAGGAGGCAATCGAGTTCTGGAAACTGGGCTCGGTCGGTCTTGGCCGTCCTAGTGTCAGAAATCTGATATGTATCATTCACCCGTTGCTTCTGCAATGAAAGATCGAAAAGTGGCGCTTTAACCCAGAGGTTGGGTCTGATACGGCATGTAAGGGGTTGGAAGGTCTTTTGCAGGCTCTGAGAATGTGGATACCTCTACTTTCCTTGTTCGTTGTGTTTATGAATATATCATGCTGAGACGGCTTGAGCTTTGAACAACTGGCAGCTGTGGCAGTTGCGGTAAGAGCAAGACGGGTCGAATTTTAACCCGCAGCTCCTGGAGATGTGAGTTACAGGTAGGAGTGTGCG
The DNA window shown above is from Aspergillus fumigatus Af293 chromosome 1, whole genome shotgun sequence and carries:
- a CDS encoding HAD family hydrolase encodes the protein MAHSEGSFSAPPQAHTFDGLLSDFDGTIVDSTDAIVKHWHRIGAELGVDPKTILATSHGRRSIDTIKLYDPSKANWEYVSYIEGRIPKEYGSDAVEIPGARTLLNALDESGARWGVVTSGTRALVDGWLGVLNLKHPKVLVVAEDVELGKPDPGCYLLGRSRLNLEHSTSLVVLEDAPSGIRAGKAAGFKVIALTTTHTLEQCREAGADWIVEDLRSISVKGVEDGKLQLEIRNAFQ